The sequence GTCAGAGATAAAATATCTTTTGATAAACCTACACAACTGTCTTCCATTCCAATTTCCACAAAAAAAGAATGATACTCGGCTTTCTATTACTGATTTTATCCATTACTCCACCCCAATTCACCAAGGCAGGCGAAGCTAAACTGGAACGCATGATCCAAGAGCGTGATGCCTTGACTGCTGAATGGAAAAAAAGTGAAAGTAAAAAGTCAGGAATCTTTGGAAATCGCACCAAAAAAGACATGATCGAGACCAATGAATGGCTAGAAAGAATTCTGGCCAAGGACAATTTGATCATGGATGAACTTCGAATGATTGGGGATATAGAAACTACGGTTGCCACACAAACAGGAGACGACTATAAGGCCATTACTTTGAAATTGGAGCAAGATGTACAGGCATTGAAAAGAGCATTGGCAGAACGAAACAAAACCATCAACGGAATGCTTGAAACCCGCAGGACTTTTGAATGGACTACGCTGATTTTTTTCCTAAGCACCTTTGGACTAGGGTATTGGATCTACAAGATCAAAAAATCTACTTAATTCCTCTCCACATAGATTTTTGTAATAGGGCAATTTCCATCAAAGGATGGGCATTCATATGAAATCTCCATCTGATTTTGACCCTCAAAAAACATAAG comes from Algoriphagus halophilus and encodes:
- a CDS encoding Clp protease ClpB, with protein sequence MILGFLLLILSITPPQFTKAGEAKLERMIQERDALTAEWKKSESKKSGIFGNRTKKDMIETNEWLERILAKDNLIMDELRMIGDIETTVATQTGDDYKAITLKLEQDVQALKRALAERNKTINGMLETRRTFEWTTLIFFLSTFGLGYWIYKIKKST